The genomic window GTGCAGGCGTTCAACGATTTCCTGGTGTTCGGCATGATGGCGATCGGCTCGTTCTCCTCCGGCCAGCTGCTCGCCAATTACGGCTGGTCCGCGGTGAACATGGTGGTGTTCCCGCCGGTGGTGCTCGGCCTCGCCGTGTTGTCGCTGGCGTCCTGGGCGCGCCGCCGCAAGGCGCGCCTGGACGCTGCGATGGGCGAGTTCCCGGACGCGATCTGACTTGGCAGGAGGCTGTCAGCAGCGTTGATGTTTCGATCGCCGTCGAAGTGATTTTCGGAGCCAGTATCGTTACATGATGCTCGTCATCGATTGGACGAGCGTAGCCAGGCAAGCGCTCGCGGGGGAAACCAAGGAGAAGCGCGAATGCTCGACAACCCCCGTCACACCGCTCCCGTCGACGAATCCACCCTCCGCTACGAAGGCTGGCGTATCGTCGCGGTCTGCTTCCTGCTCGCGACCTTCGGCTGGGGGCTCGGCTTCTACGGCCAGAGCGTCTATGTCGCCGAGCTCCAACGCGCGCACGGCTGGTCGGCTTCACTGATCTCGTCGGGCACGACCTTCTTCTACCTGTTCGGCGCGCTGCTGGTCGTCTTCGTCGGAGAAGCCGTCCACAAATACGGCCCGCGGCTCTGCCTGATTGCGGGCACGCTGGCGATGGCAGCGGCCGCAGTCGCGATCGGCGCGGTGCGCGAGCCCTGGCAGCTCTACCTCGCCAATGCGGTGCTCGCCTTCGGCTGGGCCGGCACCAGTCTCGCCATGATCACCAACACGATCAGCCTGTGGTTCGATGCCAAGCGCGGCATGGCGATCAGCCTCGCGCTGAACGGTGCCAGTTTTGGCGGCATCGTCGGCGTGCCGCTGCTGGTAGCGTTGATCGGCCATGTCGGCTTCGCCAGCGCGATGTACGCCGCCGCCGGCGCCATGCTGGTGCTGCTCCTGCCGGTCATCCTCATTCTCGTCGGCCGGCCGCCCGATCTTCACGGCTGGCATGCGGCGGCGAAGCCGAAGCTGCAATCGTCGACGCAGATCCGCGCGCAGGCGCTGCGTGACGTCGGCTTCCTCTCGGTGACGATCGCCTTCGCGCTGGTGCTGTTCGCGCAGGTCGGCTTCATCGTGCACCTGATCTCGTTCCTCGATCCCGTGATCGGCCGCGAGCGCGCGGCGGTCGCCGTCGCCGTGCTGACCGCGATGGCCGTGGTCGGCCGCGTGCTGTTCTCGCTGGTGATCGACCGCCTCAACCAGCGGCTGGCCTCGGCACTGTCGTTCCTCAGCCAGGCCGCGGCGTTGTGTGTCGTCATCAACCTGCACAACGACTATGTGCTGATCGCGGCCTGCGCGGTGTTCGGCTTCTCCGTCGGCAACCTCATCACGCTGCCGTCGCTGATCGTGCAGCAGGAGTTCGATTCCGCCTCGTTCGGCGTGCTGATCAGCCTCAACACCGCAATCAATCAGGTGACCTATGCGTTCGGCCCGGGCGTCGTCGGTTTTTTGCGCGACCTCTCCGGCGGCTACGCGCTGCCGTTCTATCTCTGCATCGCGCTGGAGGTGGCGGCAGCAGCGCTGATCATGGTGCGTGGGAGAACCTCGTAGGGTGGGCAAAGGCGCATAGCGCCGTGCCCACCATCTGTCTCTCCACGCGTGCCGCAAGAATCGGTGGGCACGCTTCCGCTTTGCCCACCCTACGGGACCTATGTCCCAATAACGCGACGCCGCTTCAACATACTCCGTCATTGCGAGGAGCTCGCGACAAAATTGCGGAGCAATTTTGCGCTGATGCGGCGAAGCAATCCAGACTGCCGCCGCGGTGACAGTCTGGATTGCTTCGCTGCGCTCGCAATGACGGTGTTTGAGGATGCAGCGGAGCTCACGCCTCCCGCTGCTTCAGCAAATCATCCACGTCCAGCCGCTTCGTGAACATCGCGAGCTTCCCGTCCGGCCCGAACGGCCATTGCTCCCTCGGCTTGTCCCAATACAGCTCGACGCCATTCTGGTCGGGGTCGCGCAAGTACAGCGCCTCGCTGACGCCGTGGTCGCTGGCGCCGTCCAGCGCGATGCCGGCCGTGAGCACCCGGTGCAGCGCATCCGCCAGTGCCGGCCGCGTCGGATACAGGATCGCGGTGTGATAGAGCCCAGTCGTGCCGGGCGGCGGCGGCGAGCCGCCCTTGCTCTCCCAGGTGTTGAGCCCGATGTGGTGGTGATAGCCGCCGGCCGAGATGAAGGCCGCGCCGGAGCCCATGCGCTGCATCAGCTCGAAGCCGAGCACGCCGCAATAGAAGCCGAGCGCGCGATCGAGATCGGCGACCTTGAGGTGAACGTGGCCGATCCTGGTGCCGGCGGCGACGGCTGGGCTTTGCGACATCTGAATGCTCCGTTGTCGAACTCCACATAAGCCGGGTCCCGGGACAGTGCTATTGGCCGATCTCGAAACCTATCGTTTCCGAATGGGAAACTAAGCCAGCTCCGACACCTCGCCCTCCGGCAGGCCAAACTCGAACGTGTTCAGCGTCATCGACACCAGCGTGTAATAGCCGCACAGCCCGATGACCTCGACCACGCCGCGTTCGCTAAGCACCTTCACCGCCTCGTCATACAAACCCTTCTCGACGCCGTGTCCCTCATGCAGCGACTTTGCGACGTCGTAGATCATCTTTCCCTTGGGATCATCGAACCCAGGCGTGCGGCGGTCGCGGATCGCCTCGATGATCTTGAGTTTCATGCCGCCCGCAAGCGCCAGGCGCTTATGCGCATACCATTCGTAATGCGCGGTCCAGTGCCGCGCCGTCACCAGGATCGCGATCTCCGAGAGCTTTGCGGGAAAGATCGTGTCGAAGCGCAGGACCTCGCCGAGCCGCGTGGCGTGGCGCGCCATCTCCGGGCTGTTGAGCCAGGCCATCATCGGCGCCGGCGGCTTGCCGCGCTTGCCGGCAATCGACTCGTCATAGGTCTGGCGCTGGCTCTCATTCATTTCGCCAGGCGAAAGAAGCTTTAGGCGCATTGTCGTTTCCTCTTTGTTTTCAAGCTCGCCGTAAGGGCACTATAGCCGAATGCGGGCTGCGGAAGTGGTTGAATTCCACGGAGCGATGGCTCAGAGTCGGCGGCAACAAGTCGATTTTGATTGATGGAAACGACCATGAGCGACATTGAGACTGCCGATCTCGAAACATTCCGCAACGAGACGCGCGCCTGGCTGGAAGCCAATTGCCCGCCGGAGATGCGCAAGCCCGCGACGTCGGACGCCGATGTGTTCTGGGGTGGGCGCAACGCAAAATTCTCGTCCGAGCCGCAGCGCATCTGGTTCGAACGCATGCGCGACAAGGGCTGGACGGTGCCTGATTGGCCGAAGGAGTATGGCGGCGGTGGCCTCAGTGCCGCCGAGCACAAGGTGCTGCGCGCGGAGATGGCCAGAATCGGCGCGCGTCCGCCGCTGTCGAGCTTCGGCATCTGGATGCTCGGGCCGGCGCTGCTGAAATACGGCAACGAGGCGCAGAAGAAGGAGCATCTGCCGAAGATCGCCGCGGGCGAGATCCGCTGGTGCCAGGGTTATTCGGAGCCGAACGCCGGCTCCGATCTCGCCTCGCTGCAGACCCGCGCCGAAAGCGACGGCGATGACTTCATCATTACCGGCCAGAAGATCTGGACGTCCTACGCCAACTATGCCGACTGGATCTTCTGCCTGGTCCGCACCGATCCCGCGGCCAAGAAGCACGACGGCATCAGCTTCATCCTGTTCGACATGACCTCGAAGGGCGTCTCGACCAAGCCGATTCTGTTGATCTCCGGCTATTCGCCGTTCTGCGAAACCTTCTTCGACAATGTCCGCGTGCCGAAGTCGCACGTGGTCGGCACCGTCAACCGCGGCTGGGACGTCGCAAAATATCTGCTCCAGCACGAGCGCGCGATGATCTCGGGCATGGGCGAGCGCGGCGTCGGCCGTCCGCTCGGCCAGATAGCGGCCGACTCCGTCGGCACCGACGCGCTGGGGCGGCTCGACGATGCCATGCTGCGCGGCCAGATCGCGCGCTTCGACGTGGATGAGGCCGCGCTTGCGGCCTGTGCCGAGCGCGCAGTCGATCTCGCCAAGGCGGGGCAAGCGCATCCGGCGTTCTCCTCCGCGATGAAATATTACGGCACCGAGCTCAACAAGCGCCGCTACGAGATCTTGATGTCGGCCGGCGGCGTCGATGCGCTGGAATGGGAGAGCGAGCGGTCCAAGCAGGGCGCCCGCCCGCGCGCCTGGTTGCGCACCAAGGCCAACTCGATCGAGGGCGGCACGTCCGAGGTCATGCTCGGCATCGTCGCCAAGCGCATCCTGGATCTGCCGGGGGCGTGAGGCACATTGTCACCACGCGTCATTCCGGGGCGCGCAACGCGCGAGCTACGATGGGCAATTGCGCATCTGAGAATCCATCTCACGGCATACGTGCGGCCTGATGGATTCCGGGCCTGGCCCTTCGGGCAATCCCGGAATGACGAACATAGATAGACTTCGAATTCGGAAACAACACCATGGCCCTCGTCCTCACCGAAGAACAATCGATGCTCCGCGACAGCGCGCGCGGGCTGATCAGCGACAAGGCGCCAGTGTCGCACCTGCGGCACTTGCGCGACAGCAAGGATCCCGCCGGCTTCTCCAAGGAATTTTGGCATTCCTTCGCCGAGATGGGGTTTGCCGGCCTCTTGGTGCCTGAAGAGTTCGGCGGCTCTGGCCTCGGCTATGTCGAAGCCGGAATCGTCATGGAGGAGATCGGCCGGACGCTGATGCCCTCGCCCTTCCTCGCCACCAGCGTGGTCGGGGCCTCTGCGCTGAACCGTTGCGGTAACGCCGCGCAGAAATCGGAATATCTGCCGAAGATCGCGAGCGGCTCGCTGCTTGCGACGCTCGCGATCGACGAGGGCGCGAAACATCGCCCGCTGCAGACCAGTCTCCAGGCCGTGCGCGCCGGTAACGGCTTCAAGCTTTCCGGCGCCAAGGCGCTGGTCATCGACGGCCACATTGCTGATCTGCTCATCGTCGCCGCGCGCACCGCGGGTGCTGCCGGCGAGCGTGAGGGCCTGACGCTGTTCCTGGTCGACCCCAAGGCGAAGGGCGTCGCGGTCGAGCGCACCATCATGGTCGACGCGCATAACGCGGCGCGGATCGAATTCGCCAATGTCGAGCTCACTGCCGACAGCGTGCTCGGCGAGGTCGATCAGGCCGCAAGCCAGCTCGACGGCGTGCTCGATATCGGCCGCGGCGCGGTGGCTGCCGAGATGGTCGGCCTCAGCGACGAGGTGTTCAATCGCACCGTCGAGTACCTGAAGAGCCGCAAGCAATTCGGCAAGCTGATCGGCGAATTCCAGGCGCTGCAGCACCGCGCCGCCGAGCTCTATGTCGACATCGAGATCACCCGCGCCGCCGTGATGAAGGCGCTCCAGGCCCTGGATGCTGATGTCGCCAAGGCTGCATCAAGCGTCGCCGTGGCAAAAGCCCGCGCCGGCACCACCGCCACGCGCGCGGTGCAGGAGGGCGTGCAGATGCACGGCGGCATGGGCATGACCGACCAGTTCGACATCGGCTTTTTCATGAAGCGCGCGCGCGTGTGCGAGGAATTGTTCGGCGACGCCAACTATCACACCGAGCAGCTGGCGCGGGCGCGGGGGTATTGAGACGGGGCAGCCGCCTCGTTCTCCGCTGTCATCGCCCGCGAAGGAGGGCGATCCAGTACGCCGCGGCTTCTCCGCATACGATTGGCGTCTCGGAATACTGGATCGCCCGGTCAAGCCGGGCGAAGACAGTTGAGAGGGTGGACGGCGCTTGCCCCAAGCTCGTCATTGCGAGGAGCTCTTGCGACGAAGCAATCCAGACTGCCGCCGTGGAAAGATTCTGGATTGCTTCGCTTCGCTCGCAATGACGCGGCGAGACCGCCGCCTACCGCATCGGCGGTGCGTACTGCACACCACCCGCGTTCCACAGCTGGTTCATGCCGCGCGGGATCTTCAGCTTCGACTTCTCGCCGATATTGCGCTCGTACATCTCGCCGTAATTGCCGACGTGTCGGATGATGCGGACGGCCCAGTCCTTGGTGAGGCCGAGCTGTTCGCCGTAATTGCCCTCGGTGCCGACGAGGCGCATCACTTCCGGCTTCTTCGACTTCAGGGCCTCATCGATGTTCTCCGAGGTGACGCCGAGCTCCTCGGCGTTGATCATCGCATACAGCGTCCACTTCACGATCATCATCCAGTCGTCGTCGCGCTGGCGCACGACCGGGGCGAGCGGCTCCTTGGAGATCATGTCCGGCAGGATCATTTGGTCGCCGGGTTTTGCGAGGTTCAGCCGCAGCGCATAGAGCTGGGAAACGTCGGCGCTCAGCGTGTCGCACTTGCCGGTGTCGTAGGCCTTCACGACGTCGTCGAGCTTGTCGAACTTCACCTCGTCATACTTCATGTTGTTGGCACGGAAGTAATCGGCGACGTTGAGTGCCGTCGTAGTGCCGGACTGGACGCAGACCTTGCTGCCGGTCAGGTCCAGCGAGGTCTCCTTGTTGCGCGAACGCGGCAGCATGAAACCTGCGCCGTCATAATAGGCGACGGCCGGGAAATAGAGGTCGTAGTCGAGCTCGCGCGCCATGCTCCAGGTCGAGTTGCGCGAGAGGATGTCGACCTTCCGGCTCTGCAATTCCTTGAAGCGCTCGCTGGCGTCGAGTGCGACGAACTTCGCCTTGGCCGGATCGTTGAAGATCGCCGCGGCCACCGCGCGGCAGAAATCGACGTCGAAGCCGGTCCAGTTGCCCTTGTCGTCGGGGATCGAGAAGCCGGGCAGGCCCTTGTTGACGCCGCACAGCACCTCGCCGCGGCGCACGGTGCGCTTCAGCGTGCGGGTGTCGTAGAATTCATAGACAATGGCCAGAACGGCGACCAGCACGGCGACCGCGAGCCCGATCAGCAGGCCGCCTCGAAAAGTGCGCATCATGTTGCTCTCTCGAAAAATCGGGAAATGGAATATTCGCGAAGGCGAGGAAGATTAGAGCTCGGGCTTCTGCCGGATGACGACCTTGGTCCCGACCGGGACCCGATCGTAGAGATCGGCGACGTCGTTGTTGACAAGACGGAAGCAGCCCGAGGACACCTTGGTGCCGATCGTATCAGGACGGTTGGTGCCGTGGATGCGGTAGACGGTGGTGCCGAGATACATGGCGCGGGCCCCTAACGGATTGCCGGGGCCGCCGGCCATGAAGCGCGGCAGATAGGGCTGGCGCTGGATCATCTCCGGCGGCGGCGTCCAGTCCGGCCACTCCTTCTTGTTGGTGATGTTCACCAGCCCCTGCCACTGAAAACCATCGCGGCCGACGCCGATGCCGTAGCGGATCGCGCGCCCGCCGGGCTGCACCAGGTAAAGATGACGTTCGGCGGTCGAGATGATGATGGTGCCGGGCGCCTCGGTGGTGCGGAAGTACACCACCTGCTTCTGCCATTCCGGATCGAGCTGGTAGGCATCGTCGGCGATCAGGCCCGGCTCGTCGCCGCGATCAGGCTGCTGGGCGAAGGCTTGGGGCGCCCAAAGGATCAGACCGATCGCAGCCACAAGCATCCCGGTCAGACGACGAAAATCCGTCATGTAAAGCTCTCCCCGCTGCCACAGCGCAAATCATTCAGAACCATCAAACCTGAGGGGCAAGTTCATGGCAAGTTGATGGCGCGCCGCCCTAGTATGTCACGACAATGCTTTGGTTTTTTGACGCGCCGCGCAATGCCACAAACAGGGGATGGCGCGAAAAGCAGTGATCGTGGCGCCCCGGCTCGGTGCGCTCCCTCCCCCGCTTGCGGGGGAGGGCCGGGGAGAGGGTGTCGCCGCGGTGGGATTCCCCAAGAGGAGAGAGCCCTCACCCGAACTCGCTGGTGAGATCAACTTCGACAACTGGCGCTAGACGCCAATCAGATCCGGTTGCTCTCCGCCGCGATTCCAAGCCGCCGAACGATCTCGGTCGCCACGGCGCGGGCCTCGAGCCGCGATCCGATGCGGGGGCTGCGAAAGCGCCGTCCGGAGTGCAGCCGGATCACCACGATGCAATGCTCGTCCTCGGACCGGCCGCGGCGCTCGACCGTGATCGTCTTCACGTCGTGCCCCTCGATATGGTCGGCGCGCGGCGTGCCGTCGCCCCACAGGCGTTCGACGCGAATGTCCCCTTGCCGGATGATCCAGAAGGCACCGGTCACGAGATTGGCATATCTGTGCACGGCGAACGCGGCGATCGCGCCAACCGGCAGCAGCATGATGTCGATCGGGCCGGGCGGCAGACCGCGCCAGAGCTTGTAGGCGTAGGGAACGGCGCACAGTGCGACGGCGATCAATGCAACGATGCGGATGTCGCGCGCGGGAAACGGCTCGAGAGGTTCGCCGAGATGCATCTCGGAATTGCTGGCATCGAGTGGATTGCTGGGTGCCTCGACATTGGGAACGCCGAATTGCGCGGCGATCCGGGCGACGGTGTCGCGCACATGCGTGACGTCGGAGATCGGCGGAGACGTCAAGCGTTCCCCGGAGGCCAGCGTGAAGGCCAGCTGGAAACGGGCTTTCGCCCGCTTGCTGCCGGGAACCTGCAATTCCCTGATGTCGTCCTTGGCGACGACCCGCGTACGAAGCTTTCCGAAGGGACGCTGTTGCCCGATCAGGATCTCGTTCGGGGTGATGATCCACACTACCGCCGGCGCCAGCATGATGCCGCAGACGAATGCCGCACCCAGGAGGAGAGCGGCTACCGAGATGATCACTTCCAGCGTGTCGTGCGTGAACAGGCCGGGCGTAAAGCACAGCGCCACCGCGGCCGCAGAGCCGGCCATGATCAGCCGCTGCGCGATCGAGGAGCCTTCACGAAGGCGGATGTCGTTGCTGGTGGTCGCGTCGTCCATCACGGGCGGCTGATTTCGTCGATGCGAAACTCCACGGACAGGTCCGTGGAGTCAAGCAACAAGGACGACAGATGAATCCGGCCGCGCGATGTCGGCGCGGCATCAGCTGTTCACGTTCAGGAGCCGCGCCACCGTTCCGTCGATCTGGTCGTAGCTGCCTTCGCCTTCGTGCCGGAACACGATCTTGCCGGTCTGGTCGATGATGTACTGCGCCGGCCAATATCGGTTGCGGTAGGCGTTCCAGGTTTTGGAATCATTGTCCTGCGCCACGGGATAGGTGATGCCGTGGCGTTTCAGCGCAGCCTGCACGTTAGAGGCGGAACGCTCGAACGGGAATTCCGGCGTGTGCACGCCGACCACGACGAAGCCCTTGTCCTTGTACTTGGCGTAGAGGTCAGTGACGTGCGGCAGTGTGTTGACGCAGTTGACGCAGCCATAGGTCCAGAAGTCGACCAGCACGACCTTGCCGCGCAGGTCGGCCATGCTCAGAGGTTTCGAGTTGAACCAGTTGCTGATGCCGGTGAAGTCGGGCGCGGTCTGCTGGCTCGCGGCGGCGGTGACGATGGGTGCAGCGCGCGCCGCCTCGTCGCAGATGCCGGGGATGACGGCGCCTGATCCGGCCATGCCGATCAGGGCGGCGGCCACGGTGAGCAGTTTGAAAGTCATGAACGAGTCCTCCGGTTGCGATGCGCGATGATCACAGGCCGATCTGGCCGGTGGGATAGAAGCCGGTGAGCCACGCCACGAGCAGCGTGTCGTATTGGAAATAGGCGGCGACCGCGAACGCGATCACGACAATGCCAAAACCCTGCTGCAGCCGCGGCGAGATGCGGGCGAGGCCGCGCACCCGCGTGGTCGCGGCCTGGCCGCCATAGGCGATCGCCAGCATCGGAATTGCCGCACCGATGGCGTAGGCGACCAGCAGCGTCCCGGCCCAGCCTAAGTTCTTCGAGCTCGCAACCAGCGTCAGGATCGAGCCGAGCACGGGACCGGCGCAGGGCGTCCAGACCAGGCCGAGCGTGGTGCCGAGCACGAGCCCACCCAGCGCGCCCTCGCGCTGGGTGGCGCTGGAATTGCCAAGATCGAGCCAGCCATTGAGCCGGATCGACAGCCATTCGAACGGCGCCGGCCACAGCATCAACAGGCCGAAGCCGAGCAGCAGGATGGATGCCGCTTCGCGCAGCACGTTCGGATCGAAGTCGAACAGCCGCGTGATCGCACCGAGCAGCAGCGCGGTCGCCGAGAACGAGATAATGAAGCCGAGCGCGATCATCGCCGGCCGTAAGTGCCCCGCGCGCCCGATCGAAGCGCCGAGCAGGATCGGCAGCATCGGCAGCGTGCACGGCGCGGCGATGGTGAGGATGCCGGCAAGGACGGCGAAGAGAAGTTCGAGCATAGGGCACTCGTGGAGAGGGGTACGAGGCCAGTTCGCGAGGAGGCGCGAGGTCGTTACGCAGCGTCACGCGTTCGTGACGGGCGAGCTGCGTGCCACGGCAGCGGTGTGCCCCCCCCCCCGCTTGCGGGGGAGGGTTGGGGAGAGGGTGCCTCCGCAATGGGGACACCCCCAAGAGGAAAGAACCCTCACCCGCCGCGCGCGGGACGATGCTTCGCATCGCCCGAGGCGCGTCGGCCTCTCCCGCAAGCGGGAGAGGCGGGAGCCTGCCGCCGCACCTTCCGCCAAACACAAAACGACCCGGAGGGGGGCATCCCGTCCGGGTCGTTGGAGGTCCTTGGGAGGTTTAACCAAAACCGTATGCGAACTTTATAGGAGGGAAGTTTTTCCGCCTGATGTTGTGCTTTGTTTCAATTGTTTCGTCGGCGGTAACACTTCCGTGTCCGGGGACAGGGCCAAAGGCGCGGCCCTATCCCATTGAATCCGTTGGGTTTACGCGGCGAAGCGATCGATGCCGGCGCCCTTAAGCAAATCGGCCAGCTGCTTGCGGGCGTAAAACATCCGCGTTTTCACCGTGCTCTGGGGGATGCCGATGATCTGCCCGACCTCCTCGACCGACTTCTCGTGATAGTAGACGAGGTTGATGATCTCGCGATGCGCAGGCGACAGCTTCTGCACGCAGGCGCGCAGGATGGCGCTGGTGTCGCTGCGGTCGAGCGAGGTCTCCGGCGTGTCGGAATCGTCGGGGATCTGACGCACATCCTCCTGGTCGATGTCCTCGAAACGGCGCTGGCGCATCGCGGTCAGCGCCTTGAAGCGGGCGATCGAGAGCAGCCAGGTCGAGACCTGCGAGCGGCCCTGGAATTGGCCGGCGGTCCGCCACACGTCCAAAAACACCTGGCTGACGAGGTCTTCCGCCGTGGTGGCATCGCGCACGATGCGCAAGATGAAGCGGTAAACCCGCACATTGTGCCGGCAATAGAGGATGTGCATGGCCGTCCGGTTGCCGCCGGCAATGCTTTCGAGAAGCATGTCGTCCGAAGTCGCCTGAACGGCAATGATGCTTTGGCTGGCCTGGGCGTTGATGGCAATGACGTTCGGCATGAAATTAGCTCCCCGTAGCGCCGCGACCGAGCGGCGTTTCCTTGAGGGAAAGTGTTAATCAGCCAACGTTTCGGGACGTCTGCACGAAAAGCGGAAAATGGTTTCATGCGCCGCCAAATTGTTTCGTCGAAAGGGGGGCGACGAAACATTCGGAGCAAAAAAGCGTGGAATTTCAATGTACGGGAAATACGGGGTGGGGATTGGCGGAGTGAGGAACGAATTTGGGGGTGTTGCGTTCGCTGCCGCCTCAAGCGTCGTCCTGGCGAAAGCCAGGACCCATAGCCACAGGATTGGGTTTGGCGAAGACTCGTGGTTACCAGTTCGGTCGCGCCAAACACACTGCCGCCGTCGGCGCTCCGCTTACCCGGACGATCATCATCGTAGGGTGGGCAAAGGCGCGAAGCGCCGTGCCCACCCTCTTTCTGCAAGCGCTGTGAGAATGGTGGGCACGCTTCGCTTTGCCCACCCTACGGCACCTAGCTCTTCCGCGCTGCCTACGCCTTCTCGCCGGCCGGCGAGAACAGATAGCCGCCGCCGCGGATGGTGCGGATCACGGCGGGCTTGGCGGGGTCGGGCTCGATCTTGCGGCGGATGCGCATGATGCGGAGGTCGACGGCGCGATCGAAGGCTTCGGCGTCGCGCGCATTGGCGAGCTCCAGCAGGCGCTCGCGCGACAGCACGCGCTTCGGATTGGCCGCGAACACCTTGAGCAGACCGAACTCGGACGCGGTCAGCGGATGCTCGTTGCCCTCGTCGTCGCGCAACGCCTGCGCTTCGAGATCGAGCCATTTGGTGCCGAAGCGCACCAATTGATCCTTGTCGGACTTCGCGGCGGCGTCCGGCGCGGCAGCCTTGGCCGGCCCGCTCCGCCGCAGCACCGAACGGATGCGCGCCATCAGCTCGCGCAGCTCGCAGGGTTTTGCCACGTAATCATCGGCGCCGAGCTCGAGCCCGACGACGCGGTCGATCGGGCTCGCGGTCGCCGTCAGCATGATCACGGGCACGTTGATGCGGCTCTTGAGGTCGCGGATGATCGAGAGCCCATCTTCCTCGGGCATGTTGAGATCGAGCACGACGAGGTCGGGCATGCTGCCCTGGATCGCGGCGCGCAAGGACTTGCCGCCGTCGCACAGCGTCACGGTGAAGCCGTGCATCTTGAGATAATCGCCGACCATCTCCCGGGCCGGAGCCTCATCGTCGACGATCATGATGTGCTGGCTTTGGGTCATGGTCCTGAGATCACGGCATTTCAGTCGCGGGAAGCGTGATGGTGAAGGTCGAGCCCGTGCCGGGCCCGTCGCTGTCGGCCGTCACCTCGCCGCCATGCATGTCGATAATACGCTTCACGATGGATAACCCAAGCCCTGTCGAGCTCTCGCCGGCGGTCGGCTTTGCCGACAGCCGCTGGAACCGGCCGAACAGGCGGCCGAGATCCTCCGGCGACAGGCCGGCCCCCTCGTCGCTGACGCGGACGATGGTTTCGCTGCCCTCATGGGTCACGGCCACGGCGATCTTGCCGCCGATCGGAGAGTATTTGATGGCGTTGCTGATGAGGTTGTCGATCGCCTCGCGGATGCGGTCGGTGTCGCACATGGTGACGATGTTGGGCGGCGCGGTGACGCTGATCGTCTGCTGCTTGTTGACGGCGAGCGGCTGGTTGGCTTCGGCGACCTCCTTGACCAGGCCCGCGACGTCGACCGGTTCGCGGCGGATGGTGATGTCGAAGGCATCGGCCATCGCGTCCGAGATCAAATGATCGACCATCGTGGTCAGCCGCTTGGTGGCGTCGCGGATGTGGTCGACCTGGGCGATCACGCCGCCCATCGATGCGCCGGTCGAGATCAGCTCCTTCAGCATCTCGGTGCGGCCGAGGATGACGCCGAGCGGATTCTTCAGATCGTGCGCGACGGTGCCCAAAATCTCGTTCTTGAAGCCGTTGGCGCGCTGCAGCCGCAGCCATTGCGCGGAGAGGCGGCGGTTGGCCTGCATCAGCGCGCGGGTGCGCTGGGCGACGCGGTCTTCCAGCTGCGTGTTGGCGTCCTGGAGCTGCTGGTAGAGGATGACATTGTCGAAGGCGATCGAGAGCCGGCTGGAGAAGATCTCGACCAGCGAGCGGTCGGTCTCCGACAGCTCGCGCTCGGCCTGCAGCAGCACCACCACCTCACGCCCGCTTCCGGTGCGCAAATAGATCACGCTGCGGTGGTCGGCGAATTCGTTCTTGCGGCGCTGGAACGCGGCCTCCACCATCTCGCGCAATTCGGGGTCGAGTGCCTTCGACGAGGTGGTGCCGATGAAGCGGCTGTAGCAGCCGCTGCCGGCGAGCACCGAGAGCTCGGGGTCGACCCCGCCATTGTCGCGCAGGACCAGGATGCCGGCGCAGTCGACATTGAGCAGCGAGGCGAGCTGGGTCAGCACGCCCTCGGCGAGCCGCTGCATCGACTTGAAGTCGTAAAGCGTCGAGGCGGCGTCGATGATGATCTCGAGCCCGCGGCGTGTCTGCACCATGCGCTCGAGCTGCTGATAGGAGCGCAGCGCGGCGGTCAGCGA from Bradyrhizobium zhanjiangense includes these protein-coding regions:
- a CDS encoding MFS transporter, with amino-acid sequence MLDNPRHTAPVDESTLRYEGWRIVAVCFLLATFGWGLGFYGQSVYVAELQRAHGWSASLISSGTTFFYLFGALLVVFVGEAVHKYGPRLCLIAGTLAMAAAAVAIGAVREPWQLYLANAVLAFGWAGTSLAMITNTISLWFDAKRGMAISLALNGASFGGIVGVPLLVALIGHVGFASAMYAAAGAMLVLLLPVILILVGRPPDLHGWHAAAKPKLQSSTQIRAQALRDVGFLSVTIAFALVLFAQVGFIVHLISFLDPVIGRERAAVAVAVLTAMAVVGRVLFSLVIDRLNQRLASALSFLSQAAALCVVINLHNDYVLIAACAVFGFSVGNLITLPSLIVQQEFDSASFGVLISLNTAINQVTYAFGPGVVGFLRDLSGGYALPFYLCIALEVAAAALIMVRGRTS
- a CDS encoding VOC family protein yields the protein MSQSPAVAAGTRIGHVHLKVADLDRALGFYCGVLGFELMQRMGSGAAFISAGGYHHHIGLNTWESKGGSPPPPGTTGLYHTAILYPTRPALADALHRVLTAGIALDGASDHGVSEALYLRDPDQNGVELYWDKPREQWPFGPDGKLAMFTKRLDVDDLLKQREA
- a CDS encoding carboxymuconolactone decarboxylase family protein; the protein is MRLKLLSPGEMNESQRQTYDESIAGKRGKPPAPMMAWLNSPEMARHATRLGEVLRFDTIFPAKLSEIAILVTARHWTAHYEWYAHKRLALAGGMKLKIIEAIRDRRTPGFDDPKGKMIYDVAKSLHEGHGVEKGLYDEAVKVLSERGVVEVIGLCGYYTLVSMTLNTFEFGLPEGEVSELA
- a CDS encoding acyl-CoA dehydrogenase family protein, whose product is MSDIETADLETFRNETRAWLEANCPPEMRKPATSDADVFWGGRNAKFSSEPQRIWFERMRDKGWTVPDWPKEYGGGGLSAAEHKVLRAEMARIGARPPLSSFGIWMLGPALLKYGNEAQKKEHLPKIAAGEIRWCQGYSEPNAGSDLASLQTRAESDGDDFIITGQKIWTSYANYADWIFCLVRTDPAAKKHDGISFILFDMTSKGVSTKPILLISGYSPFCETFFDNVRVPKSHVVGTVNRGWDVAKYLLQHERAMISGMGERGVGRPLGQIAADSVGTDALGRLDDAMLRGQIARFDVDEAALAACAERAVDLAKAGQAHPAFSSAMKYYGTELNKRRYEILMSAGGVDALEWESERSKQGARPRAWLRTKANSIEGGTSEVMLGIVAKRILDLPGA
- a CDS encoding acyl-CoA dehydrogenase family protein codes for the protein MALVLTEEQSMLRDSARGLISDKAPVSHLRHLRDSKDPAGFSKEFWHSFAEMGFAGLLVPEEFGGSGLGYVEAGIVMEEIGRTLMPSPFLATSVVGASALNRCGNAAQKSEYLPKIASGSLLATLAIDEGAKHRPLQTSLQAVRAGNGFKLSGAKALVIDGHIADLLIVAARTAGAAGEREGLTLFLVDPKAKGVAVERTIMVDAHNAARIEFANVELTADSVLGEVDQAASQLDGVLDIGRGAVAAEMVGLSDEVFNRTVEYLKSRKQFGKLIGEFQALQHRAAELYVDIEITRAAVMKALQALDADVAKAASSVAVAKARAGTTATRAVQEGVQMHGGMGMTDQFDIGFFMKRARVCEELFGDANYHTEQLARARGY
- a CDS encoding amino acid ABC transporter substrate-binding protein codes for the protein MRTFRGGLLIGLAVAVLVAVLAIVYEFYDTRTLKRTVRRGEVLCGVNKGLPGFSIPDDKGNWTGFDVDFCRAVAAAIFNDPAKAKFVALDASERFKELQSRKVDILSRNSTWSMARELDYDLYFPAVAYYDGAGFMLPRSRNKETSLDLTGSKVCVQSGTTTALNVADYFRANNMKYDEVKFDKLDDVVKAYDTGKCDTLSADVSQLYALRLNLAKPGDQMILPDMISKEPLAPVVRQRDDDWMMIVKWTLYAMINAEELGVTSENIDEALKSKKPEVMRLVGTEGNYGEQLGLTKDWAVRIIRHVGNYGEMYERNIGEKSKLKIPRGMNQLWNAGGVQYAPPMR